CGCGAGCGCGCGCGCGGGCGAGCCGCTCGAGCCGTCGTCGTGGCCGATGGATCCCGAGGACATCGCGGTCCTGCTCTTCACGAGCGGCACGACGGGGCCGCCGAAGGCCGCCGTCATCCGCCACAAGCACCTGACGTCGTACATCCTGACGACGGTCGAGTTCGGCGCGGCGGGCGACGAGGACGGCCAGCTCGTCGCGGTTCCTCCCTATCACATCGCCGGCATGGCGACGCTGTGCAGCTCGATCTACGCGGGTCGCAAGATCGTGCAGCTCCCGAACTTCGCGGCGGCGGACTGGCTGCGGCTCGCGCGCGACGAGCGCGTGAGCCAGGCCTTCGTCGTGCCGACGATGCTCGGCCGCATCCTCGACGAGCTCGGCGACGCCGCGCGCGACGCGCTGCCGCACCTGCGCGCGCTCGCCTACGGCGGCGGCAAGATGCCGCTCCCCGTGATCGAGCGCGCGATGGCCGCGCTGCCGCACGTCGCGTTCACACAGGCCTACGGGCTCACGGAGACGAGCTCGACGATCGCCGTGCTCGGCCCCGACGACCACCGCACCGCGTTCGCGAGCGACGACCCGGCCGTGCGCCGGCGCCTCGCGTCGGTCGGCCAGCCGATTCCCACCGTCGAGGTGCAGATCCGCGACGACATGGGCGCCGTGCTCGGCCCGAACGAGCGCGGTGAGATCTTCGTGCGCGGCGAGCAGGTGTCGGGCGAGTACCTCGGCAAGGGCACGACGCTGCTCGGCGACGGCTTCTTCCCGACGCGCGACGGCGGCTACCTCGACGACGAGGGCTACCTGTTCCTCGAAGGTCGTCAGGACGACATCATCGTGCGCGGCGCGGAGAACATGTCGCCCGGCGAGATCGAGGACGTGCTGCTGCAGCACGAGGCCGTGCGCGACGTCGCGGTCGTCGGCGTGCCCGACGAGCAGTGGGGCGAGGCGGTGGCCGCGGCCGTCGTGCTGCACGAAGGGCAGAGCGCGACGGTCGAGGCGCTGCAGGCCTACGTGCGCGAGCGCCTGCGCTCGTCGCGCACGCCCGAGCGCATCGTCTTCCGCGCCGAGCTCCCGTACAACGAGACGGGCAAGCTCCTGCGGCGGCTCGTGCGCGCCGACCTCGCCGAGAACGCGTCATAGGCCGCGCGGAAGAGGCGCGCATCCTCGCGCTCGACG
This genomic interval from Myxococcota bacterium contains the following:
- a CDS encoding class I adenylate-forming enzyme family protein is translated as MNLMMLLEMASAGFADRVAVTDGALALTYGELFGAAGAAARRVRESGAKHLAVLDVSSPAVPTGLFAAAWAGVPFVPLNYRLTGEELERLTSQIAPALLVADGERAASLRGLAGIEVVARDEFLASARAGEPLEPSSWPMDPEDIAVLLFTSGTTGPPKAAVIRHKHLTSYILTTVEFGAAGDEDGQLVAVPPYHIAGMATLCSSIYAGRKIVQLPNFAAADWLRLARDERVSQAFVVPTMLGRILDELGDAARDALPHLRALAYGGGKMPLPVIERAMAALPHVAFTQAYGLTETSSTIAVLGPDDHRTAFASDDPAVRRRLASVGQPIPTVEVQIRDDMGAVLGPNERGEIFVRGEQVSGEYLGKGTTLLGDGFFPTRDGGYLDDEGYLFLEGRQDDIIVRGAENMSPGEIEDVLLQHEAVRDVAVVGVPDEQWGEAVAAAVVLHEGQSATVEALQAYVRERLRSSRTPERIVFRAELPYNETGKLLRRLVRADLAENAS